Proteins encoded in a region of the Pseudanabaenaceae cyanobacterium SKYG29 genome:
- a CDS encoding histidine phosphatase family protein, whose product MRHGESTSNLQGLVQGRGFLDDPARQSALTEKGVNQALAVGKALLDIEIDYMLVSPLKRAQQTAELINSLRSYPLPTTTVANLCEIDLPGWEGVSFEEVKRTSPDRYHCWHNTPHLLEMQGKYPVLDLFAQAQAFWQELLPSYQGKTVLCIGHSGINRALIFTALGITPDRYHCLSQGNCCVSVINFKPDGTAQLESANLTQHHNHILYPLRSGWTGPRILLVRHGETQWNREQRFQGQIDVPLNQTGLAQAQKTAEFLRSVKIDRAFASPLLRPKQTAEAILAGRDVPLTLLDDLKEISHGLWEGKLETEIAQEFPGELERWQREPQNVQMPQGENLQQVWQRAKRAWQEIITVSQPGETVLVVGHDAINKALLCQLFDLKPDRFWAFKQGNGGISVVDFREGKESAPVLTTANITFHLSGSILDTTAKGAL is encoded by the coding sequence GGATGATCCAGCGCGCCAGTCTGCTCTTACGGAAAAAGGGGTAAATCAGGCTCTGGCAGTGGGAAAGGCTCTGTTGGACATAGAAATAGACTACATGCTTGTCAGTCCGCTTAAACGTGCTCAACAAACGGCAGAATTGATCAACTCTCTGCGGTCCTATCCCCTACCCACCACTACTGTTGCTAATCTCTGTGAAATTGATTTGCCTGGGTGGGAAGGGGTTAGCTTTGAGGAAGTTAAGCGCACTAGTCCCGATCGTTATCACTGTTGGCACAACACTCCCCACTTGTTGGAGATGCAGGGGAAGTATCCTGTTTTGGATTTATTTGCCCAAGCGCAAGCCTTTTGGCAGGAGTTGTTACCTAGTTATCAGGGCAAAACGGTTTTATGTATTGGTCACAGTGGTATCAATCGTGCTTTGATTTTTACGGCGTTAGGTATTACTCCCGATCGCTATCACTGTCTCTCCCAGGGCAACTGTTGTGTTAGCGTCATCAACTTTAAGCCGGATGGTACCGCCCAACTGGAGTCTGCTAACCTAACCCAACACCACAATCACATTCTCTATCCCCTGCGCTCGGGGTGGACGGGTCCGCGCATTCTTTTGGTCAGGCACGGCGAAACCCAGTGGAATCGGGAGCAGCGCTTTCAGGGACAGATCGATGTCCCCCTCAATCAAACGGGTCTTGCCCAAGCCCAGAAGACAGCGGAATTTTTGCGGTCAGTTAAAATCGATCGGGCTTTTGCCAGTCCCCTCCTGCGCCCTAAACAAACGGCAGAGGCAATCTTAGCGGGGCGGGATGTCCCTCTTACTCTACTAGATGACCTTAAGGAAATCTCCCACGGGTTATGGGAAGGGAAGTTAGAGACAGAAATTGCCCAAGAATTCCCAGGGGAGTTAGAGCGTTGGCAAAGGGAACCCCAAAATGTGCAAATGCCCCAGGGGGAAAATCTGCAGCAGGTGTGGCAACGGGCAAAGCGGGCTTGGCAGGAAATTATCACTGTATCCCAACCAGGGGAGACTGTTTTAGTCGTAGGACACGATGCCATCAACAAAGCTCTGTTGTGTCAGTTGTTTGACCTAAAGCCCGATCGGTTTTGGGCATTTAAGCAGGGTAATGGGGGCATTAGCGTGGTCGATTTTCGGGAAGGCAAAGAGTCTGCCCCTGTTCTCACCACCGCCAACATCACCTTTCATCTATCGGGCAGTATCCTGGACACTACAGCCAAGGGGGCTCTATAG
- a CDS encoding lamin tail domain-containing protein encodes MLVVGPNAKTILIDLGETRFNTTGSATNATSVANKIKQICGTGQNPVLLDYFIATHLHLDHIGYAANPSDTTSYGNGIYQLLNGLGFRVNQFITRDAGTWTDRNGNGRCEPGKSNEPTNEINWTNVGTISTTATRFLCWVYGPDSQPDRASIRGRVLTVRNNAPWPVIDLGSGAKAEIVNANGKGSFMVDGVTPISGNYANLSAPPSDSDYAGSSSGGRLPPSENDYSIAVKLSYGKYVMATSGDTDGEYSTSRFGYTYNDIEARLGPLFGNVDTYRVNHHGSQHSSNAQFLATLRPETAIISCGANTYGHPTNPVLDRLRRVPNDRGTGADIFLTNNPCSPTQSDGSATNYSGVFGSNGDVVVVTTNQGAGYRISYPGGSRTYTAYGNASSSGGTAGDPSKVVINEYMMAPNSGNEWVELYNPTNSPVTIGGLYVDDIPGGTAPKQIPSGTTIPAKGYYVLEVGSAMLNNTGYEEVRFLKLENGTETVYDKTSYNLSTARNNQVFFRTGDGGSWCNQISSRITRGTANPTTCP; translated from the coding sequence ATGCTGGTCGTTGGACCCAACGCTAAGACCATCTTGATTGACCTGGGAGAGACAAGATTTAATACTACAGGGTCTGCTACTAACGCCACTTCTGTTGCCAACAAGATCAAACAAATTTGTGGCACGGGACAGAACCCTGTGCTCTTGGATTATTTCATTGCTACTCACTTGCACCTTGACCATATTGGCTATGCTGCTAATCCCAGCGACACTACCAGTTACGGTAATGGCATTTATCAACTGTTGAATGGATTGGGTTTTAGAGTTAATCAGTTTATCACCAGGGATGCCGGTACATGGACAGATAGAAACGGCAACGGCAGATGCGAACCTGGTAAATCCAACGAGCCTACCAATGAAATTAACTGGACAAATGTCGGTACTATTTCCACTACTGCTACGCGGTTCCTTTGTTGGGTTTATGGACCTGACAGCCAACCCGATCGGGCTAGTATTCGGGGTCGCGTATTGACTGTGCGCAACAATGCCCCTTGGCCCGTCATTGATTTAGGGTCGGGTGCGAAAGCTGAAATCGTCAATGCCAATGGCAAGGGGTCTTTCATGGTTGATGGAGTGACTCCTATCAGTGGTAATTACGCCAACTTATCAGCACCACCCTCTGACAGCGACTATGCTGGGAGTAGTTCTGGGGGGCGACTACCTCCTTCAGAAAATGACTACAGTATTGCGGTGAAGCTATCCTACGGCAAGTACGTCATGGCTACCTCTGGTGATACGGATGGGGAATATAGCACCAGCAGATTTGGCTATACCTACAACGACATTGAAGCCAGACTGGGTCCCCTCTTTGGCAACGTGGACACTTATCGTGTCAATCACCATGGTAGTCAACATTCTTCTAATGCCCAGTTCTTGGCTACCCTACGTCCAGAAACAGCGATTATTTCCTGCGGGGCTAATACCTATGGTCACCCCACCAACCCCGTCCTCGATCGGCTGAGGAGAGTGCCCAATGACCGCGGTACAGGAGCAGATATATTTTTAACTAACAATCCCTGTTCCCCTACCCAGTCTGATGGTTCTGCCACCAACTACAGCGGTGTGTTTGGGAGCAATGGGGATGTAGTGGTGGTTACAACTAACCAAGGAGCAGGCTATCGCATTTCCTATCCAGGGGGCAGCAGGACTTACACTGCCTACGGTAACGCTTCTTCCTCTGGTGGGACAGCGGGTGATCCCTCCAAGGTAGTAATTAATGAATACATGATGGCTCCTAATTCGGGCAATGAATGGGTAGAACTATACAACCCCACCAATAGCCCCGTAACGATCGGTGGTTTATATGTGGACGACATTCCTGGCGGCACTGCTCCTAAACAAATTCCCAGTGGTACTACCATTCCTGCTAAGGGGTACTACGTATTAGAGGTTGGTAGTGCCATGCTCAACAACACGGGCTATGAAGAGGTTAGATTCCTGAAGCTAGAGAACGGTACAGAAACAGTCTATGACAAGACTAGCTATAATCTCTCGACAGCTAGAAACAACCAAGTCTTCTTCCGTACGGGAGATGGGGGTAGCTGGTGTAACCAAATTTCCAGCCGCATAACTAGGGGAACAGCTAATCCTACTACCTGTCCCTAG
- a CDS encoding DUF2076 domain-containing protein — MANGSRRGTRTPRKPTRDEEIGKLKRELENLRKKYQEKCHQLEKLQNEGVLLRKMQELLALQEEYQSQLQVQKQQINILQQEKQKLEQQLQEYQQQKHLLLQSAWQEALHIMEAEYKQGQKRIQELEQQVAELQEQIIAQAKQKHEYETALQYLQEQALHFHNYALRLSKAIDRLLEEHREWQKAELPARVELPSFLSKNRS, encoded by the coding sequence GTGGCAAACGGAAGTAGAAGAGGCACGAGAACACCAAGGAAACCAACAAGGGATGAAGAAATAGGAAAGCTAAAACGAGAGCTAGAAAATCTCAGGAAGAAGTACCAAGAGAAATGCCACCAGTTGGAAAAGTTGCAGAACGAGGGGGTTCTATTGCGCAAAATGCAAGAGTTATTGGCGCTACAAGAAGAATATCAAAGTCAGTTACAGGTACAAAAACAACAAATTAATATCCTGCAGCAGGAAAAACAAAAATTAGAACAGCAATTGCAAGAATATCAACAGCAAAAGCACCTTCTTTTACAGTCTGCCTGGCAAGAAGCTCTCCATATTATGGAAGCGGAATATAAACAAGGACAAAAACGCATTCAAGAATTGGAACAACAGGTAGCAGAATTACAGGAACAAATTATTGCTCAGGCTAAACAAAAACACGAATACGAAACTGCCCTGCAATATCTCCAGGAACAAGCCTTGCATTTCCATAACTACGCTCTGCGCCTCAGTAAGGCGATCGATCGGTTACTGGAAGAACACCGGGAATGGCAAAAGGCGGAATTACCCGCCCGTGTTGAGTTGCCTTCCTTCCTCAGCAAAAACCGCTCCTAG
- a CDS encoding ParA family protein, with protein sequence MTARVFAFTNNKGGTGKSTLCSNVAHCAALAGHRVLIIDLTSQITCTTLFLEQGDTLDETETVLALLKKKPDRSVIEVCHRSHKNLDIIPASVSMAQAVVELSAIPIGAEKVLDRHIQQISDRYDFIFIDSPGELNQITSNALVCAHKILVPTRVNRTDFQCTETMIQFIEEVAPIIGHKEVKVIINMLDDRYKTIWAGSHLGRLYLQAQETFGALLSPITIPESNDIRTAFDRGLTVMEHRPKEIAAKRIQELFKQEVVGSGKRK encoded by the coding sequence ATGACGGCCAGGGTATTTGCATTTACCAACAACAAGGGGGGGACAGGCAAGTCAACGCTATGTTCTAATGTTGCCCACTGTGCCGCTTTAGCTGGTCATCGCGTCCTCATCATTGACCTGACTTCCCAGATTACTTGTACGACCTTATTTTTGGAACAGGGCGACACCCTAGATGAAACAGAGACTGTCCTAGCTTTGCTGAAGAAAAAACCCGATCGTTCTGTCATAGAAGTGTGTCATCGTAGCCACAAAAACCTAGACATCATTCCCGCTAGTGTCTCTATGGCACAGGCAGTGGTGGAACTATCGGCAATTCCCATTGGAGCAGAGAAAGTCCTCGATCGTCACATCCAGCAAATCAGTGACCGCTACGACTTCATCTTCATCGACAGCCCAGGGGAACTAAACCAAATTACTTCCAACGCTCTGGTTTGTGCCCACAAAATTCTAGTACCTACCCGTGTTAACCGCACTGACTTTCAGTGCACAGAAACTATGATCCAATTCATAGAGGAAGTTGCACCCATCATCGGTCACAAGGAAGTCAAAGTAATTATCAATATGTTAGACGATCGCTATAAAACTATTTGGGCAGGTTCCCATCTGGGTAGGCTGTACTTGCAGGCACAGGAAACTTTCGGGGCACTGCTTTCCCCTATCACTATCCCCGAAAGTAATGACATTCGTACAGCTTTCGATCGGGGGTTAACAGTGATGGAACACAGACCCAAGGAAATAGCCGCCAAGCGCATTCAGGAGTTGTTCAAGCAAGAGGTTGTGGGCAGTGGCAAACGGAAGTAG
- a CDS encoding gamma carbonic anhydrase family protein has translation MHTPDLSLCAFVAPNATVLGDVVVAEGVNIWYQVVIRADLNHITIGAYTNIQDGAILHGDPGKDLVIGDHVTIGHRAVVHGVKIGAGSLIGMGAVILEGVTIGSGSIVGAGAVVTKDVADGVVVAGVPARVVREVTEAEQSELIHHAKSYYQLALQHKT, from the coding sequence ATGCATACTCCTGATCTATCTCTTTGTGCATTTGTTGCTCCCAATGCCACAGTTCTGGGGGATGTGGTTGTTGCAGAGGGAGTAAATATTTGGTACCAGGTGGTTATTCGGGCTGACCTCAATCACATCACGATTGGAGCCTACACTAACATCCAAGATGGTGCAATTTTACACGGTGACCCGGGGAAAGATTTAGTAATTGGTGATCATGTCACGATCGGGCATCGCGCTGTTGTGCATGGGGTTAAGATTGGTGCAGGGAGTTTGATCGGTATGGGGGCAGTGATCTTAGAAGGGGTGACCATTGGCAGTGGTAGTATCGTCGGGGCGGGAGCAGTAGTGACGAAGGATGTAGCAGATGGGGTGGTAGTAGCAGGAGTGCCAGCACGAGTGGTAAGGGAAGTGACAGAGGCAGAACAATCGGAATTGATCCACCACGCCAAGTCTTACTATCAACTGGCATTGCAACACAAAACCTAG
- a CDS encoding Rpn family recombination-promoting nuclease/putative transposase: MRTDTIFYQLFQSYPQLLFELLGLSPEIASTYQFTSVEVKEKAFRFDGVFVPDHPDNCLWFVEVQFQKVETFYSELFTEIFIYLNQYRPVSDWRAAVIFPSRKVEPEVGKHYQELYSSGRVRVIYLDELSEHKSPLVGLTKLMICSEFEAVELAKQVVEKQPDLLEFVLTILVYKLKDRSREEIERMFSLGDLKQTKVYQEAKEEGFQLGKQEEAAKIGRNLLKLAMPPEQVADITGLPRLGSLVDRRLGSLVDRRLGSLVDRLDRVIALHQQ; the protein is encoded by the coding sequence ATGCGGACTGACACTATCTTTTATCAACTGTTTCAATCCTACCCTCAACTGTTGTTTGAGTTGCTGGGGCTGTCCCCTGAAATCGCTTCTACCTACCAGTTTACCTCCGTAGAAGTCAAAGAAAAAGCCTTTAGATTTGACGGGGTGTTTGTACCTGACCATCCCGATAACTGCCTGTGGTTTGTCGAGGTGCAGTTTCAGAAAGTTGAGACATTCTACAGTGAGTTGTTTACCGAGATTTTCATCTATCTCAATCAATATCGACCTGTGTCAGATTGGCGGGCGGCAGTTATTTTCCCCAGTCGCAAGGTAGAACCGGAGGTAGGTAAACACTATCAGGAGTTGTATAGCAGTGGTAGGGTTAGAGTTATTTACCTAGATGAGTTATCTGAGCACAAATCTCCCCTGGTGGGATTAACAAAACTGATGATTTGTTCAGAGTTTGAAGCCGTGGAATTAGCTAAGCAAGTGGTAGAGAAACAGCCAGATTTGCTAGAATTCGTACTAACAATTTTGGTATACAAGCTAAAGGACAGAAGCAGGGAGGAGATAGAGAGGATGTTTAGTTTGGGGGACTTGAAGCAGACGAAGGTTTATCAGGAGGCAAAGGAGGAAGGATTTCAACTTGGCAAGCAGGAGGAAGCCGCTAAAATAGGTCGCAATCTCCTCAAACTAGCTATGCCCCCAGAGCAGGTTGCTGACATAACAGGGCTGCCCCGCCTCGGGAGCCTCGTCGACCGACGCCTCGGGAGCCTCGTCGACCGACGCCTCGGGAGCCTCGTCGACCGACTCGATCGGGTTATAGCCTTACACCAACAATAA
- a CDS encoding GNAT family N-acetyltransferase, with product MALTCRWITRMADVAPQMWNELAVPLATPFLEWEWLHNLEVSGSAVRQAGWVPQHLTVWEGQELVGVAPLYIKGHSQGEFVFDHQFADLAHRLGVRYYPKLLGMSPFTPAGGYQFIFREGFTDRSRALDLMVEEIDRFCLRHNLSSCHFLYVDTQWQREMVERGFAEWMHHSFIWTNQDFHSFDQFLQTFNANQRRNIKRERKAIGNGGITVVPYTGEHIPHFLFGLMYDFYSDHCDKFGWWGSKYLTRRFFENLYDCFRDKVVFFAAEREGEKKPIAMSFCIRKNDRLYGRYWGCFEEINCLHFEACYYKPIEWSIQEGIKIFDPGAGGGHKKRRGFPATPNFSLHRFYHPVLAKIILPYMEEYNVYEAKEIEAINQELPFDIPAPTIS from the coding sequence ATGGCTCTCACTTGTCGATGGATAACTAGGATGGCGGATGTGGCACCCCAAATGTGGAATGAATTAGCAGTGCCTCTAGCCACGCCGTTTCTGGAGTGGGAATGGTTGCACAATCTGGAGGTATCGGGTAGTGCTGTCCGCCAGGCAGGATGGGTACCGCAACACTTAACTGTGTGGGAGGGGCAGGAGCTAGTAGGGGTAGCGCCGCTTTATATCAAGGGTCATAGTCAGGGAGAGTTTGTCTTTGACCATCAGTTTGCTGATTTAGCCCATCGCTTGGGAGTCAGATACTATCCTAAGTTGCTGGGTATGTCCCCTTTCACGCCAGCGGGAGGGTACCAATTTATATTCAGAGAAGGTTTTACCGATCGGTCTCGCGCTCTTGACCTGATGGTAGAAGAAATCGATCGTTTTTGTCTGCGCCACAATCTTTCTAGTTGTCATTTTTTGTATGTGGATACCCAGTGGCAGAGGGAGATGGTGGAGAGAGGGTTTGCGGAGTGGATGCACCACAGTTTTATTTGGACAAATCAGGATTTTCACAGTTTTGATCAATTTTTGCAGACATTTAATGCCAATCAACGGCGCAATATTAAACGGGAACGAAAAGCCATAGGTAATGGGGGAATTACAGTTGTGCCCTATACAGGGGAGCATATTCCACATTTCCTGTTTGGACTGATGTATGACTTTTATAGCGACCACTGTGATAAGTTTGGCTGGTGGGGTAGTAAATATCTGACACGGCGATTTTTTGAGAATCTCTATGATTGTTTTCGGGACAAGGTAGTATTTTTTGCAGCGGAACGGGAGGGGGAAAAGAAACCAATAGCTATGTCTTTTTGTATTAGAAAAAATGACCGACTCTATGGTAGGTACTGGGGCTGTTTTGAGGAAATTAATTGCCTACATTTTGAAGCTTGTTACTACAAACCGATCGAGTGGTCGATTCAGGAAGGTATTAAAATCTTTGATCCAGGAGCGGGGGGGGGACACAAGAAAAGGAGGGGTTTCCCTGCTACACCTAACTTTAGTTTGCATAGATTTTACCACCCTGTATTAGCTAAAATTATTTTGCCCTATATGGAGGAGTACAATGTTTATGAGGCAAAGGAAATAGAAGCAATTAACCAAGAACTACCTTTTGACATCCCTGCCCCTACTATTAGCTAA
- a CDS encoding AEC family transporter, with the protein MLDTLLKLYLPLVTVVTLGVIVVRYLPASVPLRIGQFLYYLGIPISIVAFLQQANLAGKVWLAPIVAWGGILGGLTIAWLSIKDRNWEIKSKASFLLAAMVGNTGYIGYPVALAVGGEKHFAWALFYDLLGTLFGSFGLGVVIASQCGAKQSYPWWRELLQNPTLWSLGLGLILRRWSLPTIVLLPLKTIGWGMVWFSLLLIGMRLGGVKHLAYWGRAWGSVVIKMAIVPLIFAVVSHFIAIETMPRRILLLEMAMPPAFATVVLAEVYELDRELTVSALSVGTILLMFTLPLWLLL; encoded by the coding sequence TTGTTAGACACACTTTTGAAACTCTATTTGCCCTTAGTAACCGTGGTCACACTGGGGGTAATTGTAGTCAGATATTTGCCTGCCTCTGTACCTCTACGTATTGGTCAGTTTCTTTACTATTTGGGTATTCCTATTAGTATTGTGGCATTTTTGCAGCAGGCAAATTTAGCAGGGAAAGTGTGGTTAGCACCGATCGTGGCTTGGGGGGGAATTTTAGGCGGCTTGACGATCGCATGGCTATCTATAAAAGACAGAAACTGGGAAATAAAAAGTAAGGCCAGCTTTCTACTGGCGGCGATGGTAGGCAACACTGGCTACATCGGTTATCCTGTGGCATTGGCGGTTGGGGGAGAAAAGCATTTCGCCTGGGCATTGTTCTATGATTTGTTGGGCACTTTGTTTGGCTCCTTTGGTTTGGGGGTAGTAATTGCCTCCCAATGTGGGGCAAAACAGTCCTACCCTTGGTGGCGGGAGTTACTACAAAATCCCACTTTATGGAGTTTAGGATTGGGGCTAATTTTACGCCGCTGGTCTCTGCCTACAATAGTTTTACTACCCCTCAAAACGATCGGTTGGGGGATGGTATGGTTTTCTTTACTCCTAATCGGCATGCGGCTTGGGGGTGTCAAGCATCTCGCCTACTGGGGAAGAGCCTGGGGGAGCGTAGTAATCAAAATGGCAATCGTACCCTTGATATTTGCAGTAGTTTCCCACTTCATTGCCATAGAAACTATGCCCCGTCGGATTTTATTATTGGAAATGGCTATGCCCCCTGCCTTTGCCACAGTCGTTTTAGCAGAAGTCTACGAACTCGATCGAGAATTAACCGTTAGCGCTCTATCGGTTGGTACCATACTACTGATGTTCACTTTGCCCCTGTGGTTACTTCTCTAA
- a CDS encoding DUF192 domain-containing protein, whose product MKTGNTYTNCGIPLTIVLLVITLASCLPVVGQAPVIDPQRAQFLPLSATAEIKGRRFRLEVARTPQQQARGLMFRPPLAPDQGMAFPYPTPRPLAFWMYNTPVPLDMIFLERGVVKALAPNVPPCTTDPCPVYPPGGVVGDLVIELRAGTIEKLNLQVGDKIKLQGI is encoded by the coding sequence GTGAAGACTGGCAATACCTATACAAATTGTGGCATACCTTTAACAATTGTTTTGTTGGTAATTACACTGGCAAGCTGTCTCCCTGTGGTAGGACAAGCCCCTGTTATCGACCCCCAACGCGCCCAGTTTTTACCCCTCAGTGCCACAGCGGAAATCAAGGGCAGAAGGTTTCGCCTGGAAGTAGCCCGCACACCCCAGCAGCAAGCACGGGGGTTGATGTTCCGTCCCCCCCTAGCACCGGATCAGGGCATGGCATTTCCCTACCCTACCCCCCGCCCCCTAGCTTTTTGGATGTACAACACTCCTGTCCCCTTGGATATGATCTTTCTGGAACGGGGTGTAGTCAAAGCTCTTGCTCCTAATGTGCCCCCCTGTACTACTGACCCTTGTCCTGTCTATCCCCCTGGCGGTGTGGTGGGAGATTTGGTAATTGAGTTGAGAGCTGGCACGATCGAGAAATTAAACCTACAGGTGGGGGACAAAATCAAACTGCAAGGGATTTAG
- a CDS encoding glycoside hydrolase, which translates to MSFPLHVALVWHHYHPVCRDFPIGRYRQPWARLYGVKDYLHVLRPVELYPELRQTINILPSSILQLQDYALGTGFDPLLEVLLSPHFTDKHKRLALAHCFTAHPAHLIFPYPRYQELWEQHYYWGVEGCLQRWQEQDYSDLVAWHNLCWLVTALPDRQVQTWLEQGKNFSLSDRQFIYAKQRQILGQIIPKHRQLQDQGRIEILGSSYTHALLPLLWDTQAGKAAHPQLLTPGTKVRWDVDIGGQLQRGRQIYEQHFYRRPLGFWAAEQGVSPGILCPIAKQGYRWLITDESILGWTLGHYFWRDAQGNVLSPHLLYQPYRLETNQGELAIVFRDQRLSDLIRYSYPTLSAQAACQDLMDHLKVIYRAQQRHRSDRPWLVTISPGETCWDAYPDQGQEFLTLLGYCLTQAPWLKTTTISEFIDRYPPKERIPPHQLHSGSWVEAGFTPWIGTLGQNRAWELLHGTRQLLSQHPEATPTNNPEAWERLYEAENSSWFLCFGQHTCPDPEFECLFREHLQAVYRAVNESIPVSLLYPLPPEDSSHPWHKYLTPTLDGLGNDCYWRHGYHRDINIISGDPTHNVTLRKLWYGYNHFYFYLRLDFVSTELGKLPHVHLCFFYPGRIHFISPIPLHHVPDVAPANYLFHHHLAIVPQSEQATLWQAVPFHQWQRRETKTIVKLANCLEVAVPWQDLIPETGLSLRCIIFFSQDGTFQTCLDQKGIISVEVP; encoded by the coding sequence ATGTCCTTTCCTCTCCATGTTGCGTTAGTCTGGCACCACTACCACCCCGTCTGCAGAGATTTTCCCATCGGAAGATACCGTCAGCCCTGGGCACGACTTTACGGTGTGAAAGATTACCTCCATGTCCTGCGCCCTGTAGAGCTTTATCCCGAACTGCGCCAAACCATCAATATTCTACCTAGTTCTATTTTGCAGTTACAAGACTATGCCCTCGGTACAGGTTTTGATCCGCTTTTGGAAGTTCTCCTTTCCCCCCATTTCACGGATAAGCACAAGCGGCTAGCACTGGCACATTGCTTTACTGCCCACCCCGCCCATCTTATTTTTCCCTACCCTCGCTACCAAGAACTGTGGGAGCAGCACTACTACTGGGGAGTAGAGGGTTGTTTACAACGCTGGCAGGAACAGGACTACAGTGACCTGGTAGCTTGGCATAACCTCTGTTGGCTGGTGACGGCATTACCCGATCGGCAAGTGCAAACCTGGTTAGAGCAGGGCAAAAACTTTAGTCTGAGCGATCGACAATTTATCTACGCCAAACAGCGGCAGATTTTGGGTCAGATCATTCCCAAACATCGGCAACTACAAGACCAAGGTAGGATTGAAATTTTGGGTAGCTCCTACACCCATGCGCTTCTACCCCTCCTCTGGGATACCCAGGCTGGCAAGGCGGCTCATCCCCAACTATTAACACCAGGAACAAAAGTGCGCTGGGACGTGGATATAGGGGGTCAATTACAACGGGGTCGGCAAATCTATGAACAGCATTTTTACCGCCGTCCCCTGGGTTTTTGGGCAGCGGAACAGGGGGTTAGCCCTGGCATCCTATGCCCTATTGCGAAACAGGGTTATCGCTGGCTAATTACAGATGAGAGTATCCTGGGCTGGACACTGGGTCATTATTTCTGGCGGGATGCCCAGGGCAACGTACTTAGCCCCCACCTTCTCTACCAGCCGTATCGCTTGGAGACCAATCAGGGGGAATTGGCAATTGTATTCCGCGACCAACGCCTATCGGATTTAATCCGTTATAGCTACCCCACCCTGTCTGCCCAGGCTGCTTGTCAAGATTTGATGGACCACCTCAAGGTTATCTATCGTGCCCAGCAACGCCACAGAAGCGATCGTCCCTGGCTAGTCACTATTTCCCCTGGGGAAACCTGCTGGGATGCCTACCCCGATCAGGGGCAGGAATTTTTAACCCTGCTAGGCTACTGTCTCACCCAAGCACCCTGGCTGAAAACCACCACCATTTCGGAATTTATTGACCGCTATCCCCCCAAAGAACGTATTCCTCCCCACCAACTCCACAGTGGTTCTTGGGTAGAAGCGGGTTTTACCCCCTGGATTGGGACATTGGGGCAAAATCGAGCTTGGGAACTCCTGCATGGAACGCGGCAACTCCTCTCCCAACACCCAGAAGCTACTCCTACCAACAATCCAGAAGCTTGGGAACGTCTCTACGAAGCGGAAAACAGTAGCTGGTTTCTCTGTTTTGGACAACACACCTGCCCTGATCCTGAGTTCGAGTGTTTGTTCCGCGAGCACCTGCAGGCAGTCTATCGAGCAGTGAATGAAAGCATCCCTGTCAGTTTACTCTACCCCCTGCCGCCGGAAGACAGTTCCCACCCCTGGCACAAATACCTTACGCCTACTCTTGATGGTCTAGGCAATGACTGCTATTGGCGCCATGGCTACCACCGAGACATCAACATCATTAGCGGTGACCCCACCCACAATGTCACCCTGAGGAAACTCTGGTATGGCTATAACCACTTTTACTTCTATCTGCGTCTGGATTTCGTCAGTACGGAACTGGGGAAATTGCCCCATGTCCATCTGTGCTTCTTTTACCCCGGTCGCATTCACTTCATCAGCCCCATTCCCCTCCACCATGTCCCTGATGTTGCCCCCGCTAACTACCTCTTCCATCACCACTTGGCGATTGTGCCCCAATCTGAGCAAGCCACACTTTGGCAAGCTGTTCCTTTTCACCAATGGCAAAGGCGGGAAACGAAGACAATAGTAAAACTAGCGAACTGCTTAGAAGTTGCTGTGCCTTGGCAGGACCTAATCCCAGAGACAGGGTTGAGTTTACGCTGTATTATCTTCTTCAGTCAAGATGGGACTTTCCAAACCTGCCTTGACCAAAAAGGGATTATTTCAGTAGAAGTCCCCTAG